The genomic stretch CATCCGTGGCCGATTTCCACATGGGGGCTCTGGACCTGTCGGTAACAATGGGATGTCGCCAGTTCACCAGTCACTGTACAGGTAAGCCGTCCTCGCGTCATGTCAGGGGCTCATCGCCATCTCCCCCCCCAGGCACGTCTGACGTTTTGCACCACCGTCAACTTCTTCCTGCGCAACGTCCATGCTGTTGCTGCCCCCTGATGCCCATGATTACGGCAGGATGGGTATGCGTAGCAGAATCGGACCGAGCGGTCTGAACTCCAGCCCCATCGCCAGCGTGTACAACGCTGCTACGTTGTCGTCTGTGCCGGTTTTCTTCTGTCCCTGTTCCACTGGTATCACGCCCCTTTCTGCTTGTGTTTGCACAAGCCCATAAAGGCAGAAAGGGGCCGGACGGAAGAATCCGCCCAGCCCCTACCGGAACGGCACGCATTCAAACACGCGCTATCATTCCGTGGTCCCCTGAACTACACGGGACTGGCTTCTGTTCGTTTCAGTTCTATGGCAGTTTTCAGATTCGTGGAGACTCTTATGCAGAAAGCAACTCCTCGATCATATCCAGCAGTTCTTGCTTTCTTTCTTCAATACGAGCATTGAAACCCTGCATGAAAAGTTCATAGTCAGGGACTCCACCGAACTCCTCAATGAAAGCTTCAGTCTGACATTCGTTCCACACTTCATCAAAGTAGTCCGATGATACATCGTACCCGTGAGCGATCTTGGTGAGCTCTCCAAAGTCTCCACAGTTCTTGCACAGATCGATAATTCGATCAATGGAATCTGCGCCAAGCTTCCTGATGCGCTCTCTGAAAGTCATGGCTGATTGTTGCAGTCTGGTCTTGTTATTACTCATTCTTGTTACTTCCTTTCTGTGCACTCCATGTGCACTGTTGATGTTATGGTTGCTGCAGGTCAGCAATAATGCTGTTTGCCCGCTCTCGCAGATTGTTCAACTCCTGGTTGAACTCTTCGAGGAACGCTCCCTGATCTGGGACGCCGCCGAAGTCCTCCACGAACTCTTTCCGCGTCACTTCATCCCAGATGTACTCCGGAATCTCCGTTATCGGATGTCCGCTGGCGACTTTGGTAAGGTCCCCGTAGTCTTCACAGTCCTCAAGCCAGGGGCCAGCGTGCTCTGCTCCGAGTTCACGACAGCGTTCCAGGAACTCCTCTCTGGACTGTTCCAGTGCGACCATTCGGTCCGTCATCTTGTCCACCTCCTTCCGTTAAGTTCATGTGCACAACAATTGTATCCATGATTGCGATATGGCTGGTTTCTATAACCACCTCATGTTGAACATAAAGTCCATAACTTCAACCTGATCCGTCGATCTTTCATTGCTATTGGAAACGATCAGTTTCACGGCTTGTTCCTGCGGAATATGCCCTAGCATCGAAGCGATGAACATACCGGCATCGAAAGTGCTCTCTGTCTCAACAGGCACAAGTGGCGACATGGAGATTACTGCATTCAGTTCGTATGATTCCTTGCCGGGATTAGCTTTCTTGATTTTCTTAAGTGCCATCTTAAGAGTTGGTTCCTGGTTGTTCAGATGCTGAAGAAACAGCGACTGCACATGAGAGGCTACTATCTCCCAACTGTTCACGTTTCCACCTGTTGCCTCAGCCAACTCACGTGATCTCATTCTCCACTTGTACAGTAGCTCCGCCGGAAACAGAACCCTGTAAAGAGCATATGCTCTGAGGTCATCAGGATGGGACGAATCCACATGCCACAGTCGTGCAAGCAGCTTCGGTCCATAGAAAGAATCGTCCTTGGAGACGTCGTAGTGACCATCTGTAATCTGAATTGCAATCTCAATAACATTGAACTCCGGTTTCGTTTTATGCTTCATCTGTGCTTCTCCTTTTCTAAGTTTGTGAACTTCTATCACCTCATCACCATTCACCGGGCGGAAAGCCCTGATGCCGATTGACCGCCAACCGCGTGCTGCTGCACTGTATCTCGTCTTTTCCTCCTTTCTTCACAACGATCTTTATCCTCCTCTCCAATCTGGCTGCTATCATCTGTCATGCTGCCAGCAGCCCGGCTGCGTGGCATTCATGCCTGGCTCTCCTGCCCAACTGTTATGCTGTGATGGGTGATGTGAAGTTTTCACAAACTTCAAAGAGACATCAGCCATCCTCGCGCCTGGTACGATGGCCTATCGGATTGGATATCGTTTGCTCTGTTTTATGTATTCTCTATATCAATTAGTACTATATCCTCTTCTACATGCCAGACTGTTCTACTGACTATAGACTGCTGTGCTGCTCTATGATACTGTAATCAGATAGGTTGTCCAAAAACGTTGAGTAACTTTGGGAGTGAGCATGTCCGGTAGGACTCAGAAAGACATACTTGATGCTTTGGTTCGACGGTCCAGAGGAATGCGACTGCAGGCACTTGCTGAGGAACTCAATACTATTGGTGTGAATTTGGACCAACCCATAAGGCGTTTAGAGAAAAAGGGATATGTGGAACGATTCAAAGGAAGATATAAGGGCAGGCAAAGGACGTACGTCAAGATAACCAAAGAGGGTCGAAAACTACTCAGATTCAGCGAAGATGACTCAACGTTTTCAGGGGACCTATCTATATTCTCTTACGGCTATTGTTTACTGTATCCTATAACGGACACAGAACATAATAGTGGACACAAGCCCGTTAGTGGACAGTATCCATATGAACTAGACGGGGGAAGGAGTGTATATGAAGTATCAGGTGTGGATTCTGGAGGTGTTCCGGAGTCCAAGACAGACAGCAATAACACTGCCGGTGGTAATTCTCCCTACCGCGGGGTGATGGTGTACAGAGAAGCCCTGGCCCTGTGGGGCACCCTCAAGTTCCAGAAGGTTACAGTTGGGCACGGGGGGCGACTATGGTGGGATAAAGAGAACAAGACTCATAAGCAACTTCCACCAATCAACAGGAATCGTCCACCTGACGTTGCCCTGAAAGCCTTCGTAGACAAGTTCAGGAGTGATGCCGAGATATTCTTCACCCCTGCAGAAACCTGGGTGGGTAAAGGAAGCGTTATCAACTTCAAACGTTCACGTTGTCTTTGGCTCTCGTTTAATCTGCCAACTACCCCATATGATAAACCCTATTCAGAAAGCAAAAGGTTCGGAATCATCGTTTCGAAGACTCAAGAGCTCATTGACGATGGATTCTATCCATTCGCAGTTATTGAATCAGGCTATGACTTTCAGGTCCTTCTCCTGGTTCAGAACTATCTCACGTACCATGATCGCCTTGGAACAGCGCTCGAAGAGCTTGCTGGCAGGTACGGGGCTGATATGGAATATGCCCAACCCAATGCCCGGCTCAGGCTACCTGGAACCAATATAATCGAGTTCACGGATGACGATAAAGTTCGGGTCAAAGGCAAAGTTCGGCTAATCCATTATGTCCCCAAAGCAAAGGTCAAGATGGCTGATATTGAGGATATATGCGAATACAAGTGGTGTTGGAAGCAAGAAAAGGGAAACCAGGGGTGGGCGTACCATTACAAGAAGCTCAGGATGCCACGACAGTTACAGAGCCATTCGGATTGAGGACAATGTAGACGGGACGTGACAGTGCCCTGAGAATACCCCAGGTCCCGTTCCTTTTCCTGTCAGGTCCACTCAGTATCCCATTGATGTCGTTTTCTACTCCAGATGGGTAATACACCCACCCTGCAGGCTTGAAACGTGCGTCACGCCTGCAGCACGCTATTGGAATCCGAAGGAATACATGCAGCCAACAGGCTGTTACATCTATTCCTACGCCCCTGACGTTCTGGCTGGCCGGAACCAGGGCGATATCTGTGTCATGCGCTCTGGGGCATGCCTCCAGCAGGAGCCGCAACAATCCCATCCTCATCCTCGACCCGTCCATCATTCTGCTGTTCCTGTACCGAAGGCGAAGAATGTTCACGCTTGAATTGTTCGTAAGCATCAAGCGGGATAAGATACTGGCGGCCAGGTTTGAAGTAAGGCAGGCGCCCCTGTCGAATCCAGCGGATAACGGTTTTTTCGGATACCCCAATCGACAGGCTGATCTCCGAAGCGGTTGTGTAATCAATTCTTGGTATGTACTGCATTCCAGCATCACCGTCCATTATGCGTTGTTTTTTGCATTGTAGCACAGTTTAGCTCATCCAAACAGCCTTATCCGATATTGAACCGATTGTTTCCGACCGTTACCGATGGTGTAGCCGTCCGTGCCGCTATGCTGTTAGTAGGACATAGTGGACATAGCTTTGCTTCGAGGGAAGGGGTATTACGCCACCCAGTCCTGGCACAGGAGTTCGGCCTGTTCGAGGACTGTGACGGTGGCTTTTTCCTGTTTGTCCGGCGGGTAGCCGTACTTGCGCAGTATCCGTTTTACGAGCACGCGGAGCTTCGCCCGGACTGCTTCCCGTACAGTCCAGTCGATTGTGACATTCCTCCGGACGGTCTCCACGAGTTCACGCGCTATGGTTTTCAGGGTATCGTCACCCAGGACCTGTACAGCACTGTCGTTCGTTTCCAGGGCGTCGTAGAAAGCAATCTCATCCTCGGAAAGTCCAAGGTTCTCCCCGCGGCGGTCGGCATCCTTCATCTCCTTCGCCAGCTTGATAAGCTCCTCGATGACCTGGGCGGTCTCGATGGCCCGGTTCTGGTAGGCGCGGACGGCTTTCTCCAGCATCTCGGCGAATGACCGGGCCTGCACGAGATTCTTCCGTGATCGGGTCCGAACTTCGTTTTTCAGCAGCTTCTCAAGGAGTTCCACGGCGAGGTTCCGGTGCGGCATGCCGCGTACTTCCGCCAGGAACTCATCCGACAGGATGGATATATCCGGCTTCTTGAGACCAGCAGCGGCGAATATATCCACAACCTCGTCCGACGCCACGGCCTTCGATATGATCTGCCGGATTGCGAACTCCATCTCCTCCGGCGTTTTCTCTCCCGTGCCTGATGACTTCGCCAGCGCCGAACGCACCGCCTGGAAAAACGACACATCGTCCCGGATGTCTTTCGTTTTCTGGTGCGGCACCGCCAGGGCGAACGCCTGTGACAGTTCGGTCACGGCACTCAACAGCCGTTTTTTCCCATCGTCCTGGGCAAGAATGTGCTCCTGGGCCGGCGGCAACAATGCCAGGCGGCCAGCCGGGGTCCCGGATGTCCAGGCCGTCCAGTCGAAGCCGTGGAACATATCCAGGCATACTTCATACCGTTCTATCATGATGGCGACGGCCTCGGCCTGATCGATGGCCGTTTTGCCGGAACCGCCGCTTTCCGTATATGTCGCCAGCGCACGTTTCAGGCTGTCGGCAAGCCCGAGATAATCCACCACGAGTCCGCCCGGTTTGTCCTTGAACACCCGGTTGACCCTGGCGATGGCCTGCATCAACCCGTGTCCGCGCATGGGCTTATCAACGTACATGGTGTGCAGGCATGGGGCGTCGAATCCCGTCAGCCACATATCCCTGACCAGCACGATTTTCAACGGGTCCTTCGGGTTCTTGAATCGCTCGGCCAGCTTTTCCCGCCTCGCCTTGTTCCGGATATGCTGCTGCCATACCACCGGGTCGGACGCTGAGCCGGTCATCACGATCTTGATCTGGCCGCCCATGTCGTCCTCGTCATGCCACTCCGGGTGGATGGCAATAATCTCGTTGTACAAGTCCACGCAGATGCGGCGGCTCATGCAAACAACCATGGCTTTGCCGTCCAGGGCCTCAAGGCGCCCCTCATAATGTTCCACGAGGTCACCGGCAATCAGCTTCACCCGTTTCTCCGCTCCGACGATGGCCTCCAGCGCGGCCCACTTGGTTTTCAGCTTCTCTTTGCGCTCGATCTCCTCGCCCTCGGTGGCCTCCTCGAACTCCTCGTCCAGCAGCGTCTTCTCTGCCTCGTCCAGTTCAAGACGGGCCAGCCTGCTTTCGTAGTAGATCGGCACTGTCGCGCCATCTTCCACAGCCCTCTGTATGTCGTATATGCTGATGTCGTCGCCGAACACGGCGCGGGTATTCTTGTCCTTCAGTTCAATCGGTGTGCCTGTGAAGCCGATGAAAGAAGCGTTCGGCAGCGCGTCGCGCATGTGCCGGGCGAATCCGTCGATGAAGTCGTACTGGCTCCTGTGGGCCTCGTCGGCGATAACAACGATATTCCTGCGGTCGGAAAGTTCCGGGTACTGGTCGCCTTTCTCGCCGGGCATGAACTTCTGGATGGTCGTGAACACCACGCCGCCCGATGCCACTGCCAGCTTTTTCCGCAGGTCATCGCGGTCCGCTGCCTGCACCGGCTTCTGCCTCAGCAGGTCGCTGCATCGCGAGAATGTGCCGAACAACTGGTCGTCCAGGTCATTCCGGTCGGTTAATACAACAACGGTCGGATTTTCCATTGCCGGGTGCTGAATGATCCTGCCGGTGTAAAACGCCATTGTCAGGCTTTTCCCGGAGCCCTGGGTGTGCCACACCACGCCACACCGCCTGTCGCCCTCCGGGCTGGCCGCCTTCACCGTCGCATCCACCGCCTCGCGAACCGCGTGGAACTGGTGGTATCCCGCCATCTTCTTTATCAGAGTTCCGCCGCCATCGTCTTCTATCACGATGGAGTAGCGGAGTATATCCAGGAATCTGCGTTTCTCGAATACTCCATGTATCATCACATCAAGCTGGGGCACATGCGCCGGGGCCACATCGTCGCCGTCCACTGTCCGCCACGGCATGAACCACTCCTTGTCGGCTGTCAGCGTTCCGACCCTGGCCTGCAGGCCGTCGGACACCACAAGCGCCTCGTTGTATGTGAACAGTGAAGATATCTGGTGCTTATACGTCTGAAGCTGGTTGAAGGCCGTCCAGATCGTGGCGTTCTCGTCTGCCGGGTTCTTCAGTTCAATCACGGCCAGGGGCAGCCCGTTCACGAATACCGCCACATCCGGCCTGCGCGTTATCTGGCCTTCGAGTACCGTAAACTGGTTGACCGCAAGCCAGTCATTGTTCTCCGGATTATCGAAGTCCACAATCCGCACCTGCTCCCCCGTGATACGTCCATCATCCTTCCGGTACTCAACCGTCACGCCATCCACAAGCATGCGATGGGATGTCCTGTTGTTTACTGTGAGAGACGGAGTTTCCGGAATCGTGATCTTCCTGACGGCTTCATCTATCGCGTCCACCGGGACATCCGGATTCAGCCGCGCCAGCGCATCCCTCAACCGGGTGCGCAGCACAACATCCGTGAACTCGGAACGCTCCGCATCTGGCTTCTCCGGCTCGATGTCAGGACCATGTAAAACCTGGTATCCAAGTTCTTCGAACCAAGAGAGGGTTGCTTTTTCTATTGTTGACTCGTTCAAACTCACGGATTACGTTCCTCGTTCATTCTTTCAAGGGTTTTCTCGACAAGTATCTCTGCGCCTGCAATCATCTGTGCTTCCTGCTTATTCTTCAGCAGCTTGTGAACCCAGTCAAAGATCACTGGTGTATTACGACGATAATCATAAAGCATTGCTTGCAGGTGAGAGGAGCGGTTTTCTATGCATTCATCGGTATATCTTTTCCCGATAGCGTCTTTAAACAGCGCGTCTACATCACGGAATATGCTTTTAACACTATGTATTGCACTAAGGTTTGATCGGTATTCTTTTATTCCCCATAGAATAACTGGCATCAATGGAGTGAATACAGCTAACACCATGTGTTGCATTCCTTTGTCTTCGTATATTCCTAACAGTAAGATTGTTGCTACAACCGCACCCACCAGCGATCCCACATAATTCGCATATGTTTTTCTGAGTGATGCATCATACCATGCATTGGAACGTTGGCAGATAATCCGTGCTACCCTTATTGGTACTTCACCTGCTTTTTCAGGATACCAATTCCTTAATTCATTAAAGTCTGGATCCTTTTTCTTATACTTATTAGCAGCAGCCGAGATCAATTCAGGCTCGGGGGTTTTGTTAAGCTTAAGTTTTGACCAACTCAATTGAAGTACGTCGCAATCGAATGCCTGTTGTATATCGGCGGCTTTGTTTTTATAACTTCCCATGGCTGTGTCCAGATAGGCTGCATTGAGAATGGAAACTACTATTCCATAAGTCGCACCCCAAACACTAAGCTCCGGTTTGAAAGCGACAGCAATAGCAATACCGATGGTCACAGGGACGGTAATAATAATCTGAATAGCCTTCACAACCTTAGCTATTGAATACAGCTGTTTTTGTGCAGCCAATCTCTCAAGTTGTCTTGGTTCGTTTTGCATTTTGGGTATTGTATTCAATAGTTCGCTCATGTGTTTATCACCCGTATGCCGGAAAGTAATCTCCGAATATGGTGCGCCACTTCTCAAACGCTCTTCTTGTGTTTCCAGAAGCATCTAAAGATTCGGCTTCTCTCGCTTGCAGCGTTGCTCTTTCAAGTCGATTGCATATCTCCAGTAGCTTTTCGTCTGTATCTATATAACCCCCGATATTATTGTTATATCCTGCTGGATCAGGAATGGGATATTGAACAGCCATTCTCGCTTTGTCAAACACGTACCTGACACCGGATGGGAAGTCGCTAATAGTTATACCATCAAGTATGTTGAGAATAAGTGCCTCAAGGTGGAAAGACTGAAGCAGTGCGCTGTGTTTTTTATTCCAGCGCTTTAACATCTTTATTAGAGGTATTAGGTTGCCATTATGCTTTTTGTTTTCAGCAGCCCATATTATCACATGCTGTTTAGGATCAGTCGGTATCCAGGTATTACGAACTGAATCAGGAATCAGATATCCTCCTCCAGTCCTGTAGAATCCTGGCACCACGTCAACATCGAAGTCAGTGAATGATATTGTTACTGCCTGTCCGTTTCTGCTTATCCTGGGTGTAGTGGGGTATGTTTTCTTCAACTCTCGTTTTACTTTATCAAGTAATGCTGCAGGCCCGGCAAGGTTATGGTAATAGCTTACATCCAGCACGATGAAGATATCTATGTCCGCTTCTTTCAATGGCGCAATCATTGTGCTGCGCATGTATGAGCCTGTTAAGAAAGAATCGACGACATCCATATGTGCCGCAACCGCGTCTCTCACGTTTGTCTGGCGCGTTGAAACAGTTGCACTTTGCAGACCGGTTATCTCCAGATTGCTTCTAAGTCCAGCAAAACCCTGCGTGGATGTAGTTGCCATTATATTCCCCCTTACAATATTCTGACTTCGAGGCATTCATTATTCTGTCTTAGCGTTGATCCCAGTAACAAGTTTCTCCATGGAATCAAAGTGTCTTTCGTCTTCGCTCTTCATCAAGTCCAGCATGTCCTTTAGAATTGCTGGAGTTTCGCTCAATATAGATGGATCGTGCTCATGTTCACCGACCACACTGCTGTGTGAATGCGTGTGCAGGAATCTTAATATTCGTGTTTTCTTTGTTGTATCATATTCAACCTGTTGCATTATCTTCCAGAGTTGCCCCGCCAGGTTCGGATACCGGAACGCAAGGAATGTTTCAAGCAATCTCCTTGCAACGTTGGGCATCATATAGTACGGATCAAGTGAACGATCTTCTGTACTGTTGGCTGTTTCATGAACACGCTTAAACAGGTAGTGGTATTCGGACTTGTATTGTCTCAGTAGGGGATCGAGAGCGCGGATGTGTGAACACCGTTCACCATCTTTTGTCTCACAATCTATCATATAGAATTGTTTGTTCTTCTTGTCTTCTCCCCGCAGATTATGTAACCAGTTGCGAACCTGATCGAATAGAGAGAAGTTATGAGTAAGTATTAACAGTTGTCCGGCGTCTTCGGTTCTGTCTTTGATGAAGCCGAATGCGCAGAACAAACAGTTTGAATCGAGGCTTGATACAGGATCATCGAGAACGACAATTCCGTTGCTCAATGTAAAGTCCCTGTCTTTCAATGACTTTAGAAAGTACAATAGGGCAATAGCGGTTTTTTCTCCCTCGCTAAGTCCCTTTGCAATATCACCTTTTCTCATTATCTGGTAGCCGGTGGCTTTTGTTTCCAGTGTAATCTCACCATGTCCCAGATATGAGAGTAAGTCTGAATTAAGTTCTTCTGCGAGTTCACGGTGCTGAACTATGTCCCTTTCCAATTCAGCTATTCTATTCTTTATTCCGGTAATTCTAACCTGCATTCGCTCCAACTTACTGCGAGTGTTTTCCACTGCGTCTTTCTTCTCTTTGTAGGCATCCACACTATCTGCAACAATTGCTTTCTCAAGCAGCTTTCTTGCTTCCTTCACAGTTTCGCTGAATTCTTCGCTGTCAGTGTTATGAGTGCCAATTATATTATTAACCCTTTCAAGGGCATCGGCATTGTATTCTATTGGTGAAAGTTCTATATCCAGTTGCTCGAAGGGGGCAGCCTTCTTTCCGTTAAGTGCCAGTACAAACTGTTCCAGTGCGCTCTTTACTTGTTTTAATTCTTCAAGGAAGTTGTTTAGTTCAGTTTCGTAACTACCCGCAAGGCGATCATATAGCTCTGCTTTATTGGGATGCTTAATTCCATTAATACTTGAGATCAGTACTTGAACTTCACGAATCTTATCATCTGTATCACGTAGTAGATTATCATATTCTTTGCTGAAGTGTGCATTGAGTTTATCAATGCGTTCGTCAGGTAGTTTCTGTTCGCAGAACAGGCATGTGGTTGTGTCTCGGTTATTATGTTTATTAAGTCCTTCCTTTATCCACATTGCCAGGTCAGGATCGTTTCGTAAAGTCTCGATCACTGAAGAGGTGACGACCAGTTTAAGAATTCGCGAGACTTCCTCATTAAGGTTATCCCCATCCGGGAATTCATATACGATCTTAGAGATAGTGGGTTTCTCAGTAGAGGTGTGCTGCTTCCGCAGACTTTCCCTTTCTACTTCGGTAAGTTTAAACTGTTCGATGTCTCCCGTTGCAAGCAATTCCTCTGCGGTCCTCTTATAGTTGCCCTTATTGTAATTCCTGTAATCAGAGTTTACTGCCGTCAGCTGGCTCTTGATTGAAGAAGCCTGTGTTGTGCAGTACTGTTCGAATGCATTCTCATCAGATCGCAATTGAGATGAATACCTGTCGTGTCTGCTTTTTGAATAATCAAGGCAGACTTTGAATTGCTCCACCTGCTTTTGCTTTTCGATGTTTTCCTTTCCAATAATGAAGATCGGCGCAACCTCTCCGTTTATCGTGAATACATTCTCTTCTATGAACTCACGATTGAACACCCGGATAGGAACATCTTCTGATTCAAACTCATCTTCGCGTATTGTTTTCCCTTCAATATCTATGCGTA from Candidatus Zixiibacteriota bacterium encodes the following:
- a CDS encoding transcriptional regulator gives rise to the protein MSGRTQKDILDALVRRSRGMRLQALAEELNTIGVNLDQPIRRLEKKGYVERFKGRYKGRQRTYVKITKEGRKLLRFSEDDSTFSGDLSIFSYGYCLLYPITDTEHNSGHKPVSGQYPYELDGGRSVYEVSGVDSGGVPESKTDSNNTAGGNSPYRGVMVYREALALWGTLKFQKVTVGHGGRLWWDKENKTHKQLPPINRNRPPDVALKAFVDKFRSDAEIFFTPAETWVGKGSVINFKRSRCLWLSFNLPTTPYDKPYSESKRFGIIVSKTQELIDDGFYPFAVIESGYDFQVLLLVQNYLTYHDRLGTALEELAGRYGADMEYAQPNARLRLPGTNIIEFTDDDKVRVKGKVRLIHYVPKAKVKMADIEDICEYKWCWKQEKGNQGWAYHYKKLRMPRQLQSHSD
- a CDS encoding helix-turn-helix domain-containing protein; its protein translation is MQYIPRIDYTTASEISLSIGVSEKTVIRWIRQGRLPYFKPGRQYLIPLDAYEQFKREHSSPSVQEQQNDGRVEDEDGIVAAPAGGMPQSA
- a CDS encoding type I restriction endonuclease subunit R — translated: MNESTIEKATLSWFEELGYQVLHGPDIEPEKPDAERSEFTDVVLRTRLRDALARLNPDVPVDAIDEAVRKITIPETPSLTVNNRTSHRMLVDGVTVEYRKDDGRITGEQVRIVDFDNPENNDWLAVNQFTVLEGQITRRPDVAVFVNGLPLAVIELKNPADENATIWTAFNQLQTYKHQISSLFTYNEALVVSDGLQARVGTLTADKEWFMPWRTVDGDDVAPAHVPQLDVMIHGVFEKRRFLDILRYSIVIEDDGGGTLIKKMAGYHQFHAVREAVDATVKAASPEGDRRCGVVWHTQGSGKSLTMAFYTGRIIQHPAMENPTVVVLTDRNDLDDQLFGTFSRCSDLLRQKPVQAADRDDLRKKLAVASGGVVFTTIQKFMPGEKGDQYPELSDRRNIVVIADEAHRSQYDFIDGFARHMRDALPNASFIGFTGTPIELKDKNTRAVFGDDISIYDIQRAVEDGATVPIYYESRLARLELDEAEKTLLDEEFEEATEGEEIERKEKLKTKWAALEAIVGAEKRVKLIAGDLVEHYEGRLEALDGKAMVVCMSRRICVDLYNEIIAIHPEWHDEDDMGGQIKIVMTGSASDPVVWQQHIRNKARREKLAERFKNPKDPLKIVLVRDMWLTGFDAPCLHTMYVDKPMRGHGLMQAIARVNRVFKDKPGGLVVDYLGLADSLKRALATYTESGGSGKTAIDQAEAVAIMIERYEVCLDMFHGFDWTAWTSGTPAGRLALLPPAQEHILAQDDGKKRLLSAVTELSQAFALAVPHQKTKDIRDDVSFFQAVRSALAKSSGTGEKTPEEMEFAIRQIISKAVASDEVVDIFAAAGLKKPDISILSDEFLAEVRGMPHRNLAVELLEKLLKNEVRTRSRKNLVQARSFAEMLEKAVRAYQNRAIETAQVIEELIKLAKEMKDADRRGENLGLSEDEIAFYDALETNDSAVQVLGDDTLKTIARELVETVRRNVTIDWTVREAVRAKLRVLVKRILRKYGYPPDKQEKATVTVLEQAELLCQDWVA
- a CDS encoding S-4TM family putative pore-forming effector — translated: MSELLNTIPKMQNEPRQLERLAAQKQLYSIAKVVKAIQIIITVPVTIGIAIAVAFKPELSVWGATYGIVVSILNAAYLDTAMGSYKNKAADIQQAFDCDVLQLSWSKLKLNKTPEPELISAAANKYKKKDPDFNELRNWYPEKAGEVPIRVARIICQRSNAWYDASLRKTYANYVGSLVGAVVATILLLGIYEDKGMQHMVLAVFTPLMPVILWGIKEYRSNLSAIHSVKSIFRDVDALFKDAIGKRYTDECIENRSSHLQAMLYDYRRNTPVIFDWVHKLLKNKQEAQMIAGAEILVEKTLERMNEERNP
- a CDS encoding CBASS oligonucleotide cyclase, whose translation is MATTSTQGFAGLRSNLEITGLQSATVSTRQTNVRDAVAAHMDVVDSFLTGSYMRSTMIAPLKEADIDIFIVLDVSYYHNLAGPAALLDKVKRELKKTYPTTPRISRNGQAVTISFTDFDVDVVPGFYRTGGGYLIPDSVRNTWIPTDPKQHVIIWAAENKKHNGNLIPLIKMLKRWNKKHSALLQSFHLEALILNILDGITISDFPSGVRYVFDKARMAVQYPIPDPAGYNNNIGGYIDTDEKLLEICNRLERATLQAREAESLDASGNTRRAFEKWRTIFGDYFPAYG
- a CDS encoding AAA family ATPase gives rise to the protein MTMITRITDIKNLGIFRDFKWPSDLPDFARYNLFYGWNGTGKTTLSNLLRSLQTKRKPGSAQVRIDIEGKTIREDEFESEDVPIRVFNREFIEENVFTINGEVAPIFIIGKENIEKQKQVEQFKVCLDYSKSRHDRYSSQLRSDENAFEQYCTTQASSIKSQLTAVNSDYRNYNKGNYKRTAEELLATGDIEQFKLTEVERESLRKQHTSTEKPTISKIVYEFPDGDNLNEEVSRILKLVVTSSVIETLRNDPDLAMWIKEGLNKHNNRDTTTCLFCEQKLPDERIDKLNAHFSKEYDNLLRDTDDKIREVQVLISSINGIKHPNKAELYDRLAGSYETELNNFLEELKQVKSALEQFVLALNGKKAAPFEQLDIELSPIEYNADALERVNNIIGTHNTDSEEFSETVKEARKLLEKAIVADSVDAYKEKKDAVENTRSKLERMQVRITGIKNRIAELERDIVQHRELAEELNSDLLSYLGHGEITLETKATGYQIMRKGDIAKGLSEGEKTAIALLYFLKSLKDRDFTLSNGIVVLDDPVSSLDSNCLFCAFGFIKDRTEDAGQLLILTHNFSLFDQVRNWLHNLRGEDKKNKQFYMIDCETKDGERCSHIRALDPLLRQYKSEYHYLFKRVHETANSTEDRSLDPYYMMPNVARRLLETFLAFRYPNLAGQLWKIMQQVEYDTTKKTRILRFLHTHSHSSVVGEHEHDPSILSETPAILKDMLDLMKSEDERHFDSMEKLVTGINAKTE